From the Fulvia fulva chromosome 2, complete sequence genome, one window contains:
- a CDS encoding PI-PLC X domain-containing protein 1: protein MRFSDILSAAGLIVAAPLDFQFCNGNADFCSRKYSNVSLIGTHNAPFVGDIRNGFVNQGKTVTEQLDAGIRFLTGQTHKPVNISLDPLEALYMCHSSCAFFNAGKLVDYLSTVKGWVDGHPDEVVTLLLTNGDNVDITVFEPAFEQSGIKDLAFVPSTTPDKLPMDQWPTYAEMMTSGKRIVVFLDYKANETEVPYILDEFTYYFETPFSQTDPTFSQCKLDRPKNGQADGRMYIVNHVLNKDLLPGDGEVVVPDPDADFAANAAIGQGSIGAQSELCTEQWGRVPNVVLVDRFDRGDVFTAQNMMNDVSA from the exons ATGCGATTCTCCGACATCCTCTCGGCTGCTGGTTTGATAGTCGCAGCGCCTCTCGACTTCCAATTCTGCAACGGCAACGCCGACTTCTGCAGCAGAAAGTACTCCAACGTCTCTCTCATCGGCACGCACAACGCACCTTTCGTCGGAGACATTCGCAATGGCTTCGTCAACCAGGGCAAGACGGTCACTGAGCAGCTGGATGCCGGGATCCGCTTCCTCACTGGCCAGACGCATAAGCCAGTGAATATCTCTTTGGATCCGTTGGAGGCACTGTACATGTGCCACTCGAGCTGTGCTTTCTTCAACGCCGGCAAGTTGGTGGACTATCTGAGCACTGTCAAGGGATGGGTCGATGGACATCCTGATGAGGTTGTCACTCTGTTGCTCACCAATGGCGACAACGTGGACATTACTGTGTTCGAGCCTGCCTTCGAACAAAGCGGGATCAAAGATCTCGCTTTCGTTCCTTCCACAACGCCAGACAAGCTTCCAATGGATCAATGGCCGACATATGCGGAGATGATGACATCTGGAAAGAGGATTGTCGTCTTCTTAGACTACAAGGCCAACGAGACTGAAGTCCCGTACATTCTCG ACGAATTCACATACTACTTCGAAACCCCCTTCTCACAAACCGACCCAACATTCTCGCAATGCAAGCTCGACCGACCCAAGAATGGACAAGCAGACGGTAGAATGTACATCGTCAACCACGTGCTCAACAAAGACCTCTTGCCTGGCGATGGCGAGGTTGTCGTACCGGATCCTGACGCTGATTTCGCTGCCAATGCGGCGATAGGGCAAGGTAGTATTGGTGCACAGTCGGAGCTCTGTACGGAGCAGTGGGGAAGAGTGCCGAATGTTGTGCTTGTTGATCGGTTTGATCGTGGTGATGTGTTTACTGCGCAGAATATGATGAATGATGTTTCTGCTTGA